One genomic region from Anabaena sp. PCC 7108 encodes:
- a CDS encoding polysaccharide deacetylase family protein, with protein MSHNSNSTNNHNQTIKIIAVTTIVLSLTACTNNQNTTQLKTNSEAVGVSIPENQTNPKSQSTAKTENLNFTVPPQFQGKTVYKVEPKNNEKVIALTIDDGPWPKTTVEMLDILKQNDIKATFFWVGTSLKNHPEIAKQVVAEGHAIGNHTWNHLYKRMDAATAKSEIEKTNELIYQTTGVKTSFFRPPGGYLNNGLAAYAKSQKNSVVMWSVTSADTDPRAKYQVFVKNILRDAKPGAIVLMHDGGGNRERTVKALPEIINGLKQQGYRFVTIPELLEMEK; from the coding sequence ATGTCTCACAATTCCAATTCCACAAACAACCACAACCAAACAATAAAAATAATTGCTGTCACAACAATAGTATTATCTCTAACAGCTTGTACCAACAACCAAAATACAACACAATTAAAAACAAATAGCGAAGCCGTGGGAGTTTCCATTCCTGAAAATCAAACTAATCCGAAATCACAATCAACAGCTAAAACCGAAAACTTGAATTTTACCGTTCCCCCTCAATTCCAAGGAAAGACAGTTTATAAAGTTGAACCCAAAAACAACGAGAAAGTTATTGCTTTAACTATTGATGATGGTCCCTGGCCAAAAACCACGGTAGAAATGTTAGATATCCTCAAACAAAATGACATTAAAGCCACATTTTTCTGGGTAGGAACTTCCTTAAAAAATCATCCCGAAATAGCTAAACAAGTTGTAGCAGAAGGACACGCTATTGGTAATCATACATGGAATCATCTATATAAACGCATGGATGCAGCCACAGCTAAAAGTGAAATTGAAAAAACAAATGAATTAATCTATCAAACAACAGGTGTAAAAACATCTTTTTTCCGTCCGCCAGGAGGCTATTTAAACAACGGATTAGCCGCTTATGCTAAAAGTCAAAAAAACTCTGTTGTCATGTGGTCAGTGACCTCAGCAGACACCGATCCTCGTGCAAAATATCAAGTATTCGTTAAAAATATTCTCAGAGATGCTAAACCCGGCGCAATTGTGTTAATGCACGATGGTGGTGGAAATCGTGAAAGAACTGTCAAAGCCTTGCCAGAAATTATCAATGGACTCAAACAGCAAGGTTATAGATTTGTCACAATTCCTGAGTTATTAGAAATGGAAAAATAA
- a CDS encoding polysaccharide deacetylase family protein has product MPKNYHFSRTNNLKKIQNVIAAVVIILLIISGIIILPKIPEISLTNLNAIPVTPPPCELSDQLQPPANTANLTFNIPDKSQSQIFRRVKPKNNEKVIALTIDDGPWKKTTLEILDIFKQNHVQATFFWVGTSLKNNPEIAKQVVAQGHAIGNHTWSHSTQPMNPITAKNEIECTAQLIYTTTGVKTALFRPGGGRLNNGLSAYAKTQNYAIFKWSVNSGDSNSSDSQFIVNNVIKGAKTGAIVLLHDGRGDRTKTVKALPEIINRLKQQGYRFVTLPELLEMQQ; this is encoded by the coding sequence ATGCCCAAAAATTATCATTTTTCGCGCACAAATAACCTCAAAAAAATACAAAATGTTATTGCTGCTGTCGTCATCATTCTTTTGATTATCTCTGGAATAATCATATTACCTAAAATACCAGAAATCTCTCTCACTAATCTCAACGCAATTCCAGTAACTCCCCCACCATGTGAACTGAGTGATCAATTACAGCCACCAGCTAACACCGCAAATCTGACTTTTAACATCCCAGATAAATCTCAATCTCAAATTTTTCGTCGAGTAAAACCTAAGAATAATGAAAAAGTTATTGCTTTAACTATTGATGATGGTCCGTGGAAAAAAACAACTTTAGAAATTTTGGATATTTTCAAACAAAATCATGTGCAAGCCACATTTTTTTGGGTAGGAACTTCCTTAAAAAATAATCCTGAAATTGCCAAACAAGTTGTAGCCCAAGGACACGCAATTGGTAATCATACCTGGAGTCATTCTACTCAACCCATGAATCCCATCACAGCCAAAAACGAAATTGAATGTACCGCTCAACTTATTTACACAACTACAGGAGTGAAAACAGCCTTATTTCGTCCTGGTGGTGGTAGGTTAAATAACGGATTATCGGCTTACGCCAAAACTCAAAACTATGCCATTTTTAAATGGTCAGTAAATTCAGGTGATTCTAATTCATCTGACTCACAATTTATTGTTAATAATGTGATCAAAGGTGCAAAAACAGGCGCAATTGTATTATTGCATGATGGTCGGGGCGATCGCACCAAGACAGTCAAAGCCTTGCCAGAAATCATCAACAGACTTAAACAGCAAGGCTACCGATTTGTCACACTTCCTGAATTGTTAGAAATGCAACAATAA
- a CDS encoding alr0857 family protein: MLKLTYTEGSFYLECLTPSIEEWVAQRVILALRVGQPLHFEPSTASFLLPVDLPGVERLKTEVQRHDGEIIALCTCDADYLEVTLQGSWLSDGSEDAVGVFVTMMSYQTEFFLYKLWYESQLCDAVKSAEC; this comes from the coding sequence ATGCTGAAATTAACTTACACTGAAGGGAGCTTTTATTTAGAGTGTCTCACTCCGTCAATAGAGGAATGGGTGGCGCAAAGAGTGATTTTGGCACTACGGGTTGGTCAACCTCTACATTTTGAACCTAGTACGGCTTCCTTTTTACTTCCTGTTGATTTACCGGGAGTAGAAAGGTTGAAGACTGAGGTACAAAGACACGATGGTGAAATTATTGCATTGTGTACCTGTGATGCTGACTATCTGGAAGTGACGCTTCAAGGTTCTTGGTTATCAGATGGTTCTGAGGATGCTGTTGGTGTATTTGTAACTATGATGAGCTATCAGACTGAGTTCTTTTTGTATAAACTTTGGTATGAGTCTCAACTTTGTGATGCGGTTAAAAGTGCTGAATGTTGA
- a CDS encoding HNH endonuclease, which translates to MRVLEQSVVVFSQNYLPLCQVNIKRAIVLLVTNKAEPVDFSTEEGWLIHSPSLVISVPKHIRLKIAAAERMWKVPPVNRREVLRRDHHSCQYCGIKKNLTLDHVIPRSQGGMHTWDNVVTACSRCNSRKGDKSLAEIGMQLRTKPKPPIHPAVSFAEKFWVDLQANLE; encoded by the coding sequence ATGCGAGTGTTAGAGCAATCCGTAGTGGTGTTTTCTCAAAATTATTTGCCACTGTGTCAGGTAAATATTAAGAGAGCCATTGTCTTGTTAGTAACAAATAAGGCAGAACCAGTAGATTTTTCTACAGAAGAAGGCTGGTTAATTCACTCACCTAGCTTGGTAATTTCTGTACCAAAGCACATTCGTCTAAAAATTGCTGCTGCTGAACGGATGTGGAAAGTTCCCCCAGTCAATCGACGGGAAGTGTTGCGGCGAGATCATCACAGTTGTCAATATTGTGGTATTAAAAAAAACCTAACACTGGATCATGTGATTCCCCGTTCTCAAGGGGGAATGCATACCTGGGATAACGTAGTCACAGCTTGCTCTAGATGCAACTCTCGTAAAGGCGATAAAAGTCTGGCTGAAATTGGGATGCAACTGCGTACCAAACCAAAACCACCAATTCACCCAGCTGTTTCTTTTGCGGAAAAGTTTTGGGTTGATTTACAAGCAAACCTGGAATAA
- a CDS encoding GAF domain-containing protein — translation MKKHLLSPPQYVNNVEQRQPYQVKPMQPQEKTAHALAQSINYIIANSTTAASMLHEIAHLLGVEFKVDCCCLVTSDGANESAMANWCHAKYMGLPFSDEILPIEQLLISSPIVQCAAEPLTIDDISTIQKTLIIGCQSLQIPIKSVLAIPTRFGGQNNGVISLIKFQPYDWNESEKELLKAVESSCAIAFAQVAQTQIITTQKQSLHNSSQHQSLIKQLTILSLSNLELNQMLQLVISSTAECLEADRGLLILLKYTDPLFWKSQKQIPTAKATVVGEWSKTQHTENTETEKLEHSFLLSDCGLCQRVFTESGKPIMIDNSTEQKDNWKPHPLFAIDEFPATLLMPLESQGKVLGFVVLQQAVSRNWQPAELNLVEMVCAQLSNAIIQSQTLRQVQNLVDERTEQLKRSLEVQAKLYERTKQYVEQLQELNELKDEFVSNISDRLRYPLTNMRMSIRNLRLPGISPERQTRYLDILESECTKEINLINDLLTLQKLESHQEAPQLEAIDLSTTINNILNSAEKQLTDKGLVVYVDLPKEPLKLQTEIESFDRIFQELLTNVSKYSERNTVVHLQATHRVEQQLDSEALGKNQVIIKVTNTGRGISQEEAAYIFDKFRRGKGRWTPGTGLGLALVKSLVLHLNGAIAIESTPIANSDLSEICFTLTLPQFSVANKAY, via the coding sequence ATGAAAAAGCATTTATTATCACCGCCTCAGTACGTAAATAACGTAGAACAAAGACAACCATACCAAGTCAAGCCAATGCAGCCACAGGAAAAAACTGCCCATGCGTTGGCACAGAGCATAAATTACATAATTGCTAATAGCACTACAGCAGCATCTATGCTGCACGAAATTGCTCATTTATTAGGGGTTGAGTTTAAGGTAGATTGCTGTTGCCTAGTCACAAGTGATGGAGCTAATGAATCAGCAATGGCTAACTGGTGCCATGCCAAATATATGGGATTACCATTCTCAGACGAGATATTGCCAATAGAACAGTTGTTGATAAGTTCACCGATAGTGCAATGTGCGGCTGAACCATTGACGATTGATGATATTTCCACGATTCAAAAAACTCTGATAATTGGCTGTCAGTCTTTGCAAATACCGATTAAATCGGTTTTAGCTATCCCTACCCGATTTGGTGGCCAGAATAATGGCGTAATTAGCCTGATAAAATTTCAACCCTATGATTGGAATGAATCAGAAAAAGAACTACTCAAGGCAGTAGAGTCATCTTGTGCGATCGCATTTGCTCAAGTAGCACAAACACAAATCATTACTACTCAAAAGCAGTCTCTACACAATAGCAGCCAACATCAAAGTTTAATTAAGCAATTAACTATACTAAGCCTTAGTAACTTGGAGTTGAATCAAATGCTCCAGTTAGTCATTTCCTCGACTGCTGAATGTTTAGAAGCTGATCGAGGGTTACTCATTTTATTAAAATACACAGATCCACTGTTTTGGAAGTCCCAAAAACAAATCCCCACTGCTAAAGCCACAGTAGTTGGGGAATGGAGTAAAACTCAACACACTGAGAATACAGAGACAGAAAAGTTGGAACATTCTTTTTTATTGTCAGATTGTGGTTTATGTCAGCGTGTATTTACAGAATCGGGGAAACCGATCATGATAGACAACTCTACAGAGCAAAAAGATAATTGGAAACCCCATCCCTTATTTGCCATTGATGAGTTTCCTGCCACACTATTAATGCCATTGGAAAGTCAAGGTAAAGTTTTAGGGTTCGTGGTGTTACAGCAAGCTGTATCTCGTAATTGGCAACCCGCAGAATTAAATCTAGTAGAAATGGTATGCGCTCAATTGAGTAACGCCATCATTCAGTCACAGACTCTGCGACAAGTCCAAAATTTAGTGGATGAGCGCACTGAACAACTCAAGCGCAGTTTAGAAGTACAGGCGAAATTATACGAAAGAACAAAGCAGTATGTTGAGCAACTGCAAGAACTCAATGAACTCAAAGATGAATTTGTCAGCAATATTAGCGATCGCTTGCGTTATCCCCTCACCAATATGCGGATGTCAATCCGTAACTTACGTTTACCAGGAATTTCACCTGAGCGTCAAACTCGATATTTAGATATTCTCGAATCAGAATGTACTAAGGAAATTAATTTAATTAATGATCTCCTCACTCTCCAAAAACTAGAATCCCATCAAGAAGCACCACAACTTGAAGCTATAGATTTAAGCACCACAATTAATAACATTCTCAACTCTGCTGAAAAGCAACTCACAGATAAGGGATTAGTTGTTTACGTAGATTTACCTAAAGAGCCGTTAAAACTCCAAACCGAAATCGAGAGTTTTGATCGTATTTTCCAGGAACTGTTGACTAATGTCAGTAAATACTCGGAGCGTAACACTGTTGTCCACTTACAAGCTACTCACAGAGTTGAACAACAACTTGATAGCGAAGCGCTCGGTAAGAATCAAGTGATTATTAAAGTCACTAATACAGGACGTGGTATCTCACAAGAGGAAGCAGCCTATATTTTTGATAAGTTCCGTCGCGGTAAAGGAAGATGGACTCCAGGTACTGGATTGGGACTGGCTTTAGTTAAGTCTCTAGTATTGCATTTGAATGGTGCGATCGCTATTGAGAGTACTCCCATTGCCAATTCTGACTTGAGTGAAATTTGTTTCACCTTGACTTTGCCTCAGTTTTCCGTCGCCAATAAAGCATATTAA
- a CDS encoding AarF/ABC1/UbiB kinase family protein, with translation MIAKSKKFRWQKTKYSPLSRKIDIFMAAGKFMLCLWWDSIFPQDSLEHKKSRATWLVNTLIHLGPTFIKIGQTLSTRADLLPLEYVEALGTLQDQVPAFSSQEAIAMIELELGKPIQFIYKEFEFNPLAAASLGQVHKATLYTSEEVVVKVQRPGLEALFNLDFKILLQLIKFCNQYFIGVRKYNLEAIYDEFFNLLFQEIDYIQEGRNSDKFRENFHGYPRIIVPKVYWQYTTTKILTLEYRPGIKINDKAALEACGININKVNETGICCYLKQLLQDGFFQVDPHPGNMAVNPDGSIIFYDFGMMAEIRTLDKDQMIKTFFAVLKKDSNEVVNTLISMGLLEPISDMTPVKRLVTFLLDKFTDKPLDIKALGELKSELYEMFEQQPFRLPAQMTFILKALTTLDGIARTLDPKYNPTASAQSFVKSLAVTKSKGNTLIQLSKQAGDFLQYQLTKPNKAEVLFKNLEARVERGELQLRVKTVESDRILRRIYLAVKTLIYACLTGFSMLIGLILIITKYNNWAIAIFCVCAFCLYLLVTSLMKLAVIEKMGKK, from the coding sequence ATGATAGCAAAATCTAAAAAATTTCGGTGGCAAAAAACTAAATATTCTCCTTTATCTCGAAAAATAGACATTTTCATGGCTGCGGGTAAATTTATGTTATGTCTTTGGTGGGATAGCATTTTTCCTCAAGATTCTTTAGAACATAAGAAAAGTCGCGCTACTTGGTTAGTTAATACTTTAATTCATTTGGGTCCTACTTTTATTAAAATTGGTCAAACTTTGTCAACTCGCGCTGATTTATTACCTTTAGAATATGTGGAAGCTTTGGGAACTTTACAGGATCAAGTTCCGGCTTTTAGTAGTCAAGAAGCTATCGCTATGATTGAATTAGAATTAGGTAAACCTATCCAATTTATCTATAAAGAATTTGAATTTAATCCCTTGGCTGCTGCCAGTTTAGGTCAAGTTCATAAAGCTACATTATATACTAGCGAAGAGGTGGTTGTTAAAGTACAACGTCCAGGTTTAGAAGCTTTATTTAATTTAGATTTTAAAATATTATTGCAGTTAATTAAGTTTTGTAATCAGTATTTTATTGGGGTTAGAAAGTATAACTTAGAAGCGATTTATGATGAATTTTTTAATTTATTGTTTCAAGAAATTGATTATATTCAAGAAGGTAGAAATTCTGATAAATTCAGAGAAAATTTTCATGGATATCCCCGGATTATTGTGCCTAAAGTATATTGGCAATATACCACAACTAAGATATTAACTTTAGAATATAGACCGGGAATTAAAATCAATGATAAAGCGGCTTTAGAAGCCTGTGGTATTAATATTAATAAAGTAAATGAAACCGGGATTTGTTGTTATTTAAAGCAACTATTACAAGATGGATTTTTCCAAGTTGATCCTCATCCGGGGAATATGGCAGTCAATCCAGATGGTAGTATTATATTCTACGATTTTGGCATGATGGCAGAAATCAGAACTTTGGATAAAGATCAGATGATTAAGACTTTTTTTGCTGTGTTAAAAAAGGATAGTAATGAAGTAGTAAATACTTTAATAAGTATGGGATTACTTGAACCTATCTCAGATATGACTCCAGTGAAAAGATTAGTTACATTTTTATTAGATAAATTCACAGACAAACCCTTAGATATTAAAGCATTAGGTGAGTTGAAAAGCGAACTTTATGAAATGTTTGAACAGCAACCATTTCGTTTACCTGCTCAAATGACATTTATCTTAAAAGCCTTAACCACATTAGATGGTATTGCGAGAACTTTAGATCCTAAATATAATCCTACAGCGTCAGCCCAATCATTTGTAAAAAGTCTGGCAGTCACAAAAAGTAAAGGAAATACTCTGATCCAGTTAAGCAAACAAGCCGGAGATTTTCTCCAATATCAACTTACCAAACCGAATAAAGCCGAAGTTTTATTTAAAAATTTAGAAGCAAGAGTTGAAAGGGGAGAATTACAATTAAGGGTTAAAACTGTTGAAAGTGATCGCATATTAAGACGAATTTATCTAGCTGTCAAAACCTTGATTTATGCTTGTTTAACAGGATTTAGTATGTTAATAGGATTAATTTTGATAATCACCAAATATAATAATTGGGCGATAGCGATTTTTTGTGTATGTGCTTTTTGTCTATATTTATTAGTTACATCCCTGATGAAATTAGCAGTTATAGAAAAAATGGGTAAAAAGTAG
- a CDS encoding sodium:proton antiporter, with the protein MEASFDITLQMVITVFAGISAQVMAAYFKLPSIVLLLLLGILLGADGIGLLHPHTLGTGLEVIVSLATAIILFEGGLKLDLRELGRVSVSLQLLVTLGTLITLLGGSMAAHWLGEFPWNIAFLYASIVVVTGPTVIGPLLKQINVDRQVATLLEGEGVLIDPVGAILAYVVLDTILNGDADPINAIIGLLLRLGVGGSIGAVGGYLMSWIFKRANFISFELKNLVVLAVLWSLFTLAQMIRSESGIMTTVVAGVVFANSSVPEERLLRSFKNQLTILSVSVLFILLAADLSIASVLALGWGSLYTVLVLMFVVRPINILFCTWNSDLNWRQKLFLSWVAPKGIVSASVASLFAISLTQRGINGGDAIKALVFLTIIMTVFCQGLTAGWIVKWLRITSKDATGALIVGCNPLSLLIARFFQERGENVVMIDTDSQYFTQAEAQNLRVIASSALDAEVLEEAGIASMGTFLAVTNNGEVNFVLAQRASEEFSPPRVLAVFPRDPQASNSTNSKVDQAFVSDLPIKTWNEYLNDGRVKLGTTTLNEEEFTSQQEHIQEKIQAGLLVPLLVEREERLQVMSANQEWEIGDRIIYLLHDSRPNLLKRLSGASQSTPLSLETLAEVEEVPAAKLSQLSASEASTN; encoded by the coding sequence ATGGAAGCATCTTTTGACATCACCCTACAAATGGTGATCACGGTTTTCGCAGGCATTAGCGCCCAGGTAATGGCTGCATACTTCAAACTACCTAGCATTGTCTTATTACTCCTTTTAGGCATCCTACTAGGTGCTGATGGAATTGGATTACTGCACCCGCATACCCTAGGAACTGGACTGGAAGTAATTGTCTCCCTAGCCACAGCAATTATCTTGTTTGAAGGCGGACTCAAATTAGATTTGCGGGAATTGGGTAGAGTTTCAGTCAGTTTGCAATTACTTGTCACCCTAGGAACACTAATCACCCTCCTGGGTGGCAGCATGGCGGCTCATTGGCTGGGAGAATTTCCTTGGAATATAGCTTTTCTCTATGCCTCCATCGTCGTTGTTACAGGGCCAACAGTTATTGGTCCCCTACTCAAACAAATTAACGTAGACCGACAAGTGGCTACGCTGTTGGAAGGTGAAGGCGTTTTAATCGACCCAGTCGGGGCTATTCTCGCCTACGTTGTCCTAGATACGATTTTGAATGGTGACGCAGATCCAATTAACGCCATTATCGGTTTATTGCTGCGTTTGGGAGTGGGAGGCAGTATTGGTGCTGTTGGTGGTTACTTGATGAGTTGGATTTTCAAACGCGCCAATTTCATATCTTTTGAACTGAAAAACTTAGTAGTTCTGGCAGTGCTGTGGAGTTTATTTACCCTAGCGCAGATGATTCGCAGTGAGTCAGGAATTATGACGACAGTAGTAGCTGGAGTGGTATTTGCTAACTCATCAGTTCCAGAAGAACGCCTGTTGCGAAGCTTTAAAAATCAACTCACAATTCTCAGTGTTTCTGTACTGTTTATCCTCCTAGCTGCTGACTTATCTATTGCCAGTGTTTTAGCGTTGGGTTGGGGTAGTTTATATACTGTTTTGGTCTTAATGTTCGTTGTTCGCCCAATTAACATCTTGTTCTGTACTTGGAACAGTGATCTCAATTGGCGACAGAAGCTGTTTTTAAGTTGGGTTGCACCAAAAGGGATAGTTTCTGCTTCTGTGGCATCTTTATTTGCAATTTCGCTGACACAGAGGGGGATTAATGGTGGTGATGCAATTAAAGCTTTAGTGTTCCTGACAATTATCATGACAGTCTTCTGTCAAGGGTTAACAGCTGGCTGGATTGTTAAATGGCTACGCATCACCTCTAAAGATGCAACTGGAGCTTTAATTGTTGGTTGTAATCCTTTGAGTTTGTTGATTGCCCGGTTTTTTCAAGAACGGGGAGAAAACGTAGTGATGATTGATACAGACTCCCAATATTTTACTCAAGCTGAAGCCCAAAATCTCCGGGTGATTGCTAGTAGTGCGCTGGATGCCGAAGTATTGGAAGAAGCTGGCATTGCTTCTATGGGTACTTTTTTGGCAGTGACTAATAATGGGGAGGTCAATTTTGTCTTAGCTCAACGGGCATCTGAGGAATTTAGTCCGCCCCGTGTTTTAGCAGTGTTTCCCCGTGATCCTCAAGCTTCTAACTCGACTAATTCTAAAGTTGATCAAGCTTTTGTATCCGATTTACCAATTAAAACTTGGAATGAATACTTGAATGATGGCAGAGTCAAGTTGGGGACAACAACTCTCAATGAGGAGGAATTTACCAGCCAGCAGGAGCATATCCAAGAAAAAATCCAGGCTGGTTTGTTAGTACCATTGCTGGTAGAACGAGAAGAACGTCTACAGGTGATGTCCGCAAATCAAGAGTGGGAAATTGGCGATCGCATTATCTACTTATTACACGATTCTAGACCAAACCTGTTGAAACGCTTATCTGGCGCTAGTCAGTCTACGCCTCTGTCTTTAGAAACTTTAGCAGAAGTAGAAGAAGTCCCGGCTGCTAAATTATCTCAACTTTCTGCTAGTGAGGCATCTACTAATTGA
- the petJ gene encoding cytochrome c6 PetJ produces the protein MLDAGYEENILRVVLLILVLAIALFKLTFIHPALAAETFNGSKIFNANCTACHIGGANILIEDKTLRKEALSKYLPKYNIEPMQAIIYQIQNGKGAMPAFKKKLSYQEILEVGAYVFQKAEKGW, from the coding sequence ATGCTGGATGCTGGCTACGAGGAAAATATCTTGAGAGTCGTTTTATTAATTCTAGTTTTAGCGATCGCTTTATTTAAACTAACCTTCATTCATCCAGCCTTAGCAGCAGAAACATTCAATGGGAGTAAAATCTTTAATGCTAACTGCACTGCTTGCCATATAGGAGGCGCTAATATCCTCATTGAGGATAAAACTTTACGAAAAGAAGCTTTATCAAAATACTTGCCAAAGTATAACATCGAACCCATGCAGGCTATTATTTACCAAATACAGAATGGTAAAGGTGCTATGCCCGCTTTCAAGAAAAAGTTAAGCTACCAGGAAATTTTAGAGGTAGGAGCTTATGTTTTCCAGAAAGCTGAAAAAGGCTGGTGA
- the petE gene encoding plastocyanin: MKLMTASWRRLTLTVLTVILVVSSFAVFSPTASAETYTIKLGSDKGMLQFQPKALTIKPGDTIEWVNNKVPPHNVVFDKAKNPAKNAALAQSLSYKQLLMSPGQKQRTTFPADAPSGDYTFYCEPHRGAGMIGKITVAG, encoded by the coding sequence ATGAAATTGATGACCGCAAGCTGGAGACGCTTGACTTTAACTGTGTTGACTGTCATTTTAGTTGTGAGCAGCTTTGCTGTTTTCAGTCCCACCGCATCGGCTGAAACCTACACCATCAAATTGGGTAGTGATAAAGGAATGCTGCAATTTCAACCCAAAGCATTGACCATTAAGCCAGGCGATACAATCGAATGGGTTAATAACAAAGTTCCCCCCCATAATGTTGTGTTTGACAAAGCCAAAAACCCTGCAAAGAATGCTGCTTTAGCTCAATCTTTGTCTTACAAGCAATTATTGATGAGTCCTGGTCAAAAGCAAAGAACTACTTTCCCCGCAGACGCACCATCTGGTGATTATACCTTCTACTGCGAACCCCACCGTGGAGCTGGTATGATTGGTAAAATCACTGTTGCAGGTTAG
- the psbV gene encoding photosystem II cytochrome c-550, protein MFRRLIGVVATVLLTFQLFIGSATALELDAAIRTVALNDKGDTVVLSLKQVKEGKRLFNYACAQCHAGGVTKTNQNVGLEPQALALATPKRDNIEGLVDYMKSPTTYDGEEEISEIHPSIKSADIFTEMRNLTDEDLSAIAGHILLQPKVVGTKWGGGKIYY, encoded by the coding sequence ATGTTTAGAAGATTGATTGGCGTTGTTGCTACTGTTTTGCTGACGTTTCAGCTGTTCATTGGTAGTGCAACAGCGTTGGAACTGGATGCAGCCATCCGAACAGTAGCATTGAATGATAAAGGTGATACTGTTGTACTCAGCTTGAAGCAAGTTAAAGAAGGTAAACGCTTATTTAATTACGCTTGCGCTCAATGTCATGCTGGGGGTGTAACCAAGACTAACCAAAACGTAGGACTAGAACCACAAGCTTTGGCTTTAGCTACACCCAAGCGTGACAACATTGAAGGGTTAGTAGACTACATGAAAAGTCCCACAACTTACGATGGTGAAGAAGAAATTTCTGAAATACATCCCAGCATCAAGAGTGCGGATATTTTTACAGAAATGAGAAACTTGACAGATGAAGACTTGAGTGCGATCGCAGGTCATATCCTCCTGCAACCTAAAGTTGTTGGTACTAAATGGGGTGGTGGTAAGATTTATTACTAA
- a CDS encoding carbohydrate ABC transporter permease, producing MNLISRLPWLKVLLYLLLTIYAIITLIPFLWALSASFKPLSEIINGEPNFIPKNFTLDNYKQIFLQEPLFFHWLFNSIIIAFSVTVLNLLLNSMAGYALARLRFVGKRFWFFLILAVLAVPAQITLIPTFLILKALGWLNSYQGMIVPSMVNATFIFMMRQFFVNFPQELEEAAQLDGLNTWEIFQNIVLPLAKPALAAQAVFVFMGSWNNFILPLVILFDPEMFTLPLGLNTFKGQYISYWNYIMAASMIFTLPALGIYAFFNRYFIQGVTFTGGKS from the coding sequence GTGAATTTAATTTCTCGATTGCCCTGGCTGAAAGTTTTGTTATATCTATTGTTAACAATTTATGCAATTATCACCCTAATTCCGTTTTTGTGGGCGCTGTCAGCATCCTTTAAGCCACTTTCAGAAATTATTAACGGTGAGCCAAATTTCATTCCCAAAAATTTTACTCTCGATAACTACAAGCAAATTTTTCTCCAAGAACCCCTATTTTTCCACTGGTTATTTAACAGTATTATCATTGCTTTTAGCGTTACAGTTTTAAATTTACTTTTAAATTCAATGGCTGGTTATGCTTTAGCTAGATTGCGATTTGTTGGTAAACGTTTTTGGTTCTTCCTGATTTTAGCTGTACTAGCAGTACCCGCACAAATTACCCTCATTCCTACATTTTTGATTTTAAAAGCGTTGGGTTGGCTTAATTCTTATCAAGGCATGATTGTGCCTAGTATGGTGAATGCTACGTTTATTTTTATGATGCGGCAGTTTTTTGTTAATTTTCCTCAAGAATTAGAAGAAGCAGCCCAATTAGATGGTTTAAACACCTGGGAGATTTTCCAAAATATTGTTTTACCTCTGGCCAAACCAGCACTAGCTGCACAGGCAGTTTTTGTTTTTATGGGCAGTTGGAATAATTTTATACTTCCACTGGTGATATTATTTGACCCGGAGATGTTTACCCTGCCTCTAGGTTTAAATACTTTCAAAGGTCAATATATCAGCTATTGGAATTACATCATGGCAGCTTCTATGATCTTCACCCTCCCAGCTTTGGGAATTTATGCCTTCTTTAACCGCTATTTTATTCAAGGTGTAACTTTTACTGGTGGAAAAAGTTAA